A genomic segment from Fusarium fujikuroi IMI 58289 draft genome, chromosome FFUJ_chr04 encodes:
- a CDS encoding related to ras-related GTPase rag, translating to MASYIDTSLAEAQPAPELLGEVKKPKKKKVLLMGKSGSGKSSMRSIIFSNYIARDTRRLGATIDIDLSHVKFLGNLTLNLWDCGGQEAFMENYLSQQRVHVFSNVGVLIYVFDIESRDVDRDLATYVSILSALLQYSPAAKIYILIHKMDLVVPTARESVYDERIRVVRQKTFEYANSVGIAASSIELTPFATSIWDQSLYKAWASIIHDLVPNLSVIERNLANLGLAIEAEELLLFERTSFLAVSSWTSSEGQRNPTEDRLERMSNIMKHFKQSISRFTGTPRNAEQFIRMEHKAGNRFSLFILKFTTNTYLMVVLPPGEARFNAAMLNCQIAIEHFRFLDGPATPAPNTATTSA from the exons ATGGCCTCCTACATCGACACCTCCCTCGCCGAGGCCCAGCCCGCCCCCGAGCTCCTCGGCGaagtcaagaagcccaagaagaaaaaggtgCTGCTCATGGGAAAGTCCGGCTCCGGCAAGTCGAGCATGAGGAGCATTATCTTTAGCAACTACATTGCCCGCGATACACGAAGACT GGGCGCAACTATCGATATCGATCTTTCGCACGTCAAGTTCCTCGGAAACCTCACCCTCAACCTCTGGGACTGCGGTGGTCAAGAGGCCTTTATGGAGAACTATCTCTCGCAACAGCGCGTCCACGTCTTTTCCAACGTCGGTGTGCTCATCTACGTCTTCGACATTGAATCCCGCGACGTCGACCGCGATCTCGCAACCTACGTCTCCATCCTCTCCGCTTTACTTCAATACTCTCCCGCCGCAAAGATCTACATCCTCATTCACAAGATGGATCTCGTTGTCCCTACGGCACGTGAGTCCGTTTACGACGAGCGCATTCGGGTTGTGCGACAGAAGACCTTTGAGTATGCGAACTCAGTCGGTATTGCTGCGTCGTCGATTGAGCTCACGCCGTTTGCGACGTCGATCTGGGATCAGAGCTTGTATAAAGCGTGGGCGTCGATTATTCACGATCTTGTGCCTAACCTCTCCGTCATTGAGCGAAATCTCGCAAACCTGGGTCTCGCcatcgaagctgaagagTTGCTGCTGTTCGAGCGCACTTCGTTCCTTGCCGTATCATCCTGGACATCATCTGAAGGCCAACGCAACCCAACCGAGGATCGACTAGAGCGCATGTCCAACATCATGAAGCATTTCAAGCAGAGTATTTCGCGCTTCACCGGTACGCCGCGGAACGCTGAGCAGTTCATTCGCATGGAGCATAAGGCCGGCAATCGATTCAGTCTGTTTATCCTTAAGTTCACGACCAACACGTATCTCATGGTTGTTCTTCCACCTGGAGAGGCTCGGTTCAACGCTGCTATGCTCAATTGTCAGATCGCCATTGAGCACTTCAGATTTCTGGATGGCCCCGCAACTCCAGCTCCCAACACCGCCACTACTTCTGCCTAA
- a CDS encoding related to cercosporin resistance protein, translating to MASRSDPNVPLLKTCQTCFHAKIRCEKSQESGKCDRCLRLNKTCVFNPSRRRKALRPGPSRNLEAVSPTRSRSPSLTSANATSANVTDTSPGVSTTPASIDTEASHNPFSRGLLSFEKGQEFLDTFRMRMSPHFPFVIVAESVTIQGLVQDRPTLCVAILAAASHEDLKLQQKLGKLFNEIVLVRMIKGPFATLDMLQGLLVHLAWAHFHQGTMKYTQHLSLAASIISDMRLDRPRVASLWALSRESKHGSGEMTHDEMRALAGTYYLSSSSAVLLQKSHHFRYSPFILECCHSLLSGGTAPSDRHLPYIIYLQKLTEEVDDAVIEATGAIRGARQDKLPAELHRIRERYTSTKSSLPFPLSESPTILLQLHVLDLLICQPSPDGISYGLNGFQSLQQGADQSRLLDWLSQSMSAAKSLISVILLLPQGDEDTMPNIGWIMLYCAVSLSVRLDLVAAQPENAQTAGHLRRILDMPHTLRQIVLRMESASNSNPGDGESDPYFGLARRARRIERWYLERCGPVESPEVGSLFGSTETSPSNPFTGDIGLTPSSFQDPGLVPSLQITGESDDTWMTNILADLEVDPGMESLLFTGPFDFLGERQQ from the exons ATGGCTTCGAGATCAGACCCAAATGTTCCGTTGCTCAAGACGTGCCAGACGTGTTTTCATGCCAAAATTCGATGCGAGAAATCACAAGAGTCTGGAAAATGCGACAGGTGTTTGCGCCTGAACAAGACATGTGTTTTTAATCCTTCTCGGCGACGAAAGGCTCTGAGGCCTGG GCCGTCCAGGAATCTTGAAGCTGTGAGTCCTACAAGATCGAGGTCACCATCCTTGACTTCGGCCAATGCGACTTCAGCGAATGTTACGGATACCTCACCTGGTGTGTCCACGACACCAGCCAGCATTGATACCGAAGCATCCCACAACCCGTTCTCCAGGGGGTTGCTGTCATTCGAGAAAGGACAAGAGTTTCTCGATACCTTCAGAATGCGCATGTCGCCCCATTTTCCGTTCGTGATAGTTGCAGAGTCGGTAACCATTCAGGGGTTGGTTCAAGACAGACCGACGTTGTGTGTTGCGATACTTGCGGCAGCTTCACATGAGGATCTCAAGCTTCAGCAAAAATTAGGCAAGCTTTTCAACGAAATTGTACTTGTCAGGATGATAAAAGGGCCTTTTGCAACTTTGGATATGCTGCAAGGGCTGTTGGTGCATTTGGCTTG GGCGCATTTCCACCAAGGAACAATGAAGTACACCCAGCATCTGTCACTTGCAGCAAGTATCATCTCAGATATGAGACTTGATCGACCGAGAGTTGCAAGTCTGTGGGCTTTGAGTCGGGAGAGCAAGCATGGGTCTGGTGAGATGACGCATGACGAGATGAGAGCTTTAGCCGGGACTTATTATCTCTCTTCAAG TTCGGCGGTATTGTTGCAAAAATCGCATCACTTTCGATATTCCCCATTCATCCTCGAATGCTGTCACAGCCTCTTATCCGGGGGAACTGCTCCTTCTGACAGACATCTTCCATACATCATATATCTTCAGAAGCTTactgaagaggttgatgatgcagTCATTGAAGCCACAGGAGCAATACGAGGGGCAAGGCAAGACAAGTTACCTGCCGAGCTACATAGAATCAGAGAGCGATATACGTCAACAAAATCATCCTTGCCGTTTCCGCTCAGTGAGAGTC CCACAATTCTTCTGCAGTTGCACGTCCTCGACCTCCTTATCTGTCAGCCCTCACCGGATGGCATCTCATATGGCCTAAACGGTTTCCAAAGTCTTCAGCAAGGTGCAGACCAAAGCCGACTTCTCGACTGGCTCTCACAAAGCATGTCTGCTGCAAAGTCCCTCATAAGCgtcattctcctcctcccacaAGGCGACGAAGACACGATGCCCAACATCGGCTGGATCATGCTATACTGCGCAGTCTCTCTGTCAGTACGACTAGACCTTGTAGCAGCACAACCCGAAAACGCACAAACTGCCGGCCATCTTCGACGTATTCTCGACATGCCTCACACCCTTCGTCAAATCGTCCTCCGCATGGAATCAGCCTCAAACTCGAATCCAGGGGATGGTGAATCAGATCCATACTTTGGTCTTGCGAGAAGAGCTCGGCGTATTGAGAGGTGGTACCTTGAACGATGCGGCCCTGTCGAATCGCCTGAAGTCGGGAGTCTTTTCGGATCTACCGAGACATCCCCTTCAAACCCATTCACCGGAGATATTGGACTCACCCCATCGTCTTTTCAAGATCCTGGCTTGGTTCCAAGTCTTCAAATAACAGGTGAATCAGATGATACATGGATGACCAACATATTAGCAGACCTTGAGGTTGATCCGGGGATGGAAAGCCTGCTGTTCACTGGACCTTTTGACTTTCTAGGTGAGCGTCAACAATAG
- a CDS encoding related to Mitochondrial import protein 1, translated as MSDEHNHLAESGVTLHSDSELYSAGDDLSSPPSSNSPVILYKPPTVWSLIRGAAINLLLPFVNGMMLGFGELFAHEAAFRLGWGGTKVFPLSRRRVHPIGPGIELREKPYAPRPSLDDFASLE; from the exons ATGTCCGACGAACATAACCACCTCGCCGAGTCCGGCGTGACATTGCACTCCGACAGCGAATTATACTCTGCAGGCGATGATCTCTCGTCACCTCCCTCGTCAAACTCACCCGTCATTCTCTACAAGCCCCCTACAGTGTGGTCTTTGATACGGGGAGCTGCTATTAACCTCCTACTACCTTTTGTCAACGGCATGATGCTTGGATTTGGAGAGCTCTTTGCTCATGAAGCTGCTTTCAGGCTGGGATGGGGAGGCACAAAG GTCTTCCCCCTCTCGCGCAGAAGAGTTCACCCCATCGGTCCTGGTATCGAGCTTCGAGAAAAGCCATATGCTCCTCGCCCTTCGCTGGACGATTTTGCAAGCCTGGAGTAA
- a CDS encoding putative GLC7 regulator family protein, whose protein sequence is MADHDAQIVEFAGLSGASPEEARQYLEAHNWDLAEASNAWFRDAEDDNRDTSTAPAAAPDNYTGPRTLDGRPAPEAARSSQPTRKPAASQQRKRGIATLGSLGSSSHQHDHGDDDDDDFDGEDDDGRGNLFAGGEKSGLAVQDPHQEGGPKKIISDILAKARANAQRPEAENEAGPSEPSRFRGTGQTLGGDGVESRSIPDPLGPGRSSNAEPQERVLHIWQDGFSIDDGDLRRFDDPANQADLALIRAGRAPLHLMNVQHDQPIDVKLHQHDTPYQPQPKKYRPFGGSGQRLGAVVPGVEGSSSSPAPAASSAAPSSSNAPTVDDAQPTIMIRIQMPDGTRLPARFNTTHTIDDVYGFVQGASPDTRSRSWVLSTTFPNKDHTDRSLVLGEMPEFKKGGTAVVKWT, encoded by the exons ATGGCAGACCACGACGCCCAGATCGTGGAGTTTGCAGGCCTGAGCGGCGCAAGCCCTGAAGAG GCCAGACAGTATCTCGAAGCCCACAACTGGGACCTCGCCGAGGCCAGCAATGCTTGGTTCCGTGATGCCGAAGATGACAACCGCGACACATCCACAGCTCCCGCTGCCGCACCTGACAACTACACGGGCCCTCGAACTCTCGACGGTCGACCAGCTCCAGAGGCTGCCCGCAGCAGTCAACCAACCCGCAAACCTGCCGCATCAcaacagaggaagagggggaTTGCTACTCTAGGATCTCTCGGTAGCTCATCCCATCAACACGATCacggtgatgacgatgatgatgacttcgacggcgaagacgatgatggacgAGGAAACTTGTTTGCCGGTGGTGAGAAGTCTGGTTTGGCTGTTCAAGATCCGCATCAGGAGGGCGgtcccaagaagatcatcagtgACATTCTCGCCAAGGCCCGAGC CAACGCTCAACGCCCCGAGGCCGAGAATGAGGCTGGCCCTTCTGAGCCTAGTCGCTTCCGAGGAACTGGACAGACCCTTGGCGGGGACGGTGTCGAGAGCCGCAGCATTCCTGATCCTCTCGGCCCAGGTCGCTCTTCAAACGCCGAACCTCAAGAACGAGTTCTTCACATCTGGCAAGATGGTTTCAGCATCGATGACGGTGACCTTCGCCGATTTGACGATCCCGCAAACCAGGCCGACCTCGCCCTGATCCGAGCTGGTCGCGCACCTCTTCACCTCATGAATGTACAGCATGACCAGCCCATCGATGTCAAGCTTCACCAGCACGACACACCATACCAGCCACAGCCCAAGAAGTACAGACCTTTCGGTGGCTCTGGCCAGCGACTTGGAGCTGTTGTCCCTGGTGTCGAGggttcaagctcttctccTGCCCCGGCTGCTTCTTCCGCCGCTCCCTCGTCCTCCAATGCTCCCACCGTCGATGATGCTCAGCCCACAATCATGATCCGAATCCAGATGCCCGATGGCACACGCCTACCCGCTCGTTTCAACACCACCCACACTATCGACGATGTCTACGGTTTCGTGCAGGGAGCGTCCCCAGACACACGATCTCGATCATGGGTTCTTTCCACGACATTCCCCAACAAGGATCACACCGACCGCAGTTTGGTTCTTGGCGAGATGCCCGAATTCAAGAAGGGCGGTACCGCCGTTGTCAAGTGGACTTAG
- a CDS encoding related to enoyl-CoA hydratase has translation MSKSLNPPKVPHTSVSFPHPHVVLVTLNRPEHLNALQRQMSIDLDRLWRWYDNEPSLRCAILTGTGRAFCAGADLKEWNVKNSEGNVKDVERWAENGFGGLSNRHGKKPIIAAVNGLCLGGGMEMAINVDMVIASETAKFGLPEVKRGVVAIAGALPRLIRTVGRQRASEVALLGRMYSAQQFFDWGIVNKVVKLEDVVQEALKWAVEMSGNSPDSIIVSREGLLGGWEAEGPRESTNRIDGGIYKGMEGGDNMKEGVLSFVEKRNAIWKDSKL, from the coding sequence ATGTCAAAGTCACTCAATCCCCCAAAGGTGCCTCACACCTCCGTCTCATTTCCCCACCCTCACGTTGTTCTCGTCACCCTCAACCGGCCTGAACATCTCAACGCCCTCCAGCGCCAGATGAGCATTGATCTCGACCGTCTTTGGAGATGGTACGACAACGAGCCCTCACTGCGCTGCGCCATCTTAACGGGCACCGGACGTGCATTCTGCGCTGGCGCAGATCTCAAAGAGTGGAACGTCAAGAATTCAGAGGGAAATGTGAAAGACGTTGAGAGGTGGGCAGAGAACGGCTTCGGAGGCTTGAGTAACCGCCATGGAAAGAAGCCCATCATTGCAGCTGTCAATGGTCTCTGTCTTGGCGGTGGAATGGAGATGGCAATCAACGTCGACATGGTCATCGCCAGCGAAACCGCCAAGTTCGGTCTTCCAGAAGTGAAGCGCGGCGTCGTCGCCATCGCAGGTGCCCTACCCCGTCTTATCAGAACGGTAGGACGACAACGGGCATCAGAAGTAGCGCTCTTGGGGCGCATGTACAGCGCACAGCAGTTTTTTGACTGGGGCATTGTGAACAAGGTTGTCAAGCTGGAGGATGTTGTTCAAGAGGCGCTGAAGTGGGCTGTTGAGATGTCAGGTAATTCGCCCGACTCGATTATTGTGTCGCGCGAGGGTCTTTTGGGAGGGTGGGAAGCTGAGGGGCCGAGGGAGAGCACGAACAGGATTGATGGGGGGATTTATAAGGGTATGGAAGGTGGTGACAATATGAAGGAGGGTGTCTTGAGTTTTGTCGAGAAGAGGAATGCTATTTGGAAGGATAGTAAGCTGTAG
- a CDS encoding related to retinol dehydrogenase 13, protein MPLVLFLGILENGIPEQVRQHSRTIIYTILTLTFLTLLKIWTSGRKNPSPRLLHGKVVMMTGGTSGIGAQTALGLAAQGAQLVLLSQAPPSDPFLVEYIQDLRQKTNNQMIYTEQVDLSDFYSIRTFATKWIDNAPPRRLDMIILCAATMTPPGGKRKESEEGIEETWMVNFLANFHLLGILSPALRAQPIDRDVRVIIPTCSSYIGSPSLKEPVSTANWSPGTAYARSKLAMNVFGQAFQKHLDAYERPDKAPNNTRVVFVDPGLARTPSTRRWLTRGSLWGLAIYLAGYLVPWFLLKSPHMAAQSILYTAMDGDFARGPGGKLIKECMEVDFARKEVKDEEVAKKLWQESDALIEKVEKIQAKKRAAKKAADEKNAKEKTEKEKEAEIEELVDAIKKGKEKHKKAAGKKGKK, encoded by the coding sequence ATGCCTCTCGTTCTCTTCCTCGGTATCCTCGAAAATGGCATCCCCGAACAAGTCCGGCAGCACAGCCGCACAATAATCTACACCATCCTCACTCTCACATTCCTAACCCTCCTCAAAATCTGGACTTCCGGCCGCAAGAATCCCAGCCCACGCCTCCTCCATGGCAAAGTCGTCATGATGACCGGCGGAACGTCCGGCATAGGCGCCCAAACGGCTCTCGGACTCGCAGCTCAGGGTGCGCAGCTGGTTCTGCTATCTCAGGCGCCTCCGTCGGATCCCTTCCTCGTCGAGTATATCCAGGATCTGCGACAGAAGACGAATAACCAGATGATATACACGGAGCAAGTCGATTTGTCGGATTTTTACAGCATTCGGACGTTTGCGACCAAGTGGATTGATAATGCGCCGCCTCGACGGTTGGATATGATTATTCTGTGCGCTGCCACAATGACACCCCCTGgtggaaagagaaaggagtCGGAGGAGGGTATTGAGGAGACGTGGATGGTCAACTTTTTGGCTAATTTCCACTTACTCGGTATTCTAAGCCCGGCTCTTCGTGCGCAGCCCATCGATCGAGATGTTCGAGTTATTATTCCTACTTGCTCGTCTTACATTGGATCACCATCCCTCAAGGAGCCTGTCTCAACGGCCAACTGGAGTCCCGGTACCGCATATGCTCGCAGCAAACTCGCCATGAACGTCTTTGGTCAGGCATTCCAGAAGCATCTCGATGCCTACGAGCGACCCGACAAGGCTCCCAACAACACCCGAGTAGTCTTCGTGGACCCTGGTCTTGCCCGAACCCCCAGCACCCGTCGCTGGTTGACGCGTGGATCTCTCTGGGGACTTGCAATCTACCTCGCTGGCTACTTGGTTCCGTGGTTCCTCCTCAAATCTCCTCACATGGCCGCCCAATCCATTCTTTACACTGCCATGGACGGTGACTTTGCTCGAGGTCCTGGTGgaaagctcatcaaggagTGTATGGAGGTCGACTTTGCACGTAAGGAAgtcaaggatgaagaagtcgcCAAGAAATTGTGGCAAGAGAGTGATGCTCTAATTGAAaaggtcgagaagatccaggccaagaagagagCTGCCAAAAAGGctgccgatgagaagaatgccaaggaaaagactgaaaaggaaaaggaggcCGAGATCGAGGAGCTCGTCGACGCcatcaagaagggcaaagagaAGCACAAAAAGGCTGCGGGAAAGAAGGGTAAAAAATAG
- a CDS encoding related to cytochrome oxidase processing protein OXA1, whose protein sequence is MLPSRGIVRSLPSGAFQRPCGHSMSRTLGRKFDARQFGTAMKSARTPLTAGTRVGVRNITAPIVLGGIASSRQLSLWGYNIYGKKNTEEPAVEAVTTPEAPTPPETIDPTPINEAPADKSADVTQSAEPSSVLPSEFDLESIADLANPSILTMPENIGFLKEIGLDYGWGPTSVMQWVLEHVHVYTGLGWGGSIVATALLLRVIMIYPQLRSVKFSAATAKMKSDPRSVESLELLKKGYQTGDREMIQKGQFIGNMVRKEYGTEIKNMFWAFVQVPFSFGLFRVINGMIHIPVPSMENAGWAWFADLTAADPFYALPIAGTVLLVGTLKLNSKYTPPEQKAMMQNMVYVMSAVTLVATSFLGAGVNLMMVSTGAATFVTAAILNNESVRRALDLPIPKIVEPVYKPPRVTQAKGFEGIRERLTDNLDNMKKSVSDSVGNMTNQYSGTAEERAEKARKEQIQKLENMRRKLERDEFEKKYKR, encoded by the exons ATGCTTCCCAGCCGAGGAATTGTGCGCTCTTTGCCTTCGGGCGCTTTCCAGAGGCCATGTGGTCATTCT ATGTCAAGGACCCTGGGTAGAAAATTCGATGCTCGACAGTTCGGCACAGCGATGAAGAGCGCTCGCACACCACTCACGGCTGGGACAAGAGTCGGTGTCCGGAACATTACTGCGCCTATTGTTTTGGGGGGCATTGCCTCTTCAAGGCAACTCTCGCTATGGGGTTACAACATCtatggaaagaagaacacAGAGGAGCCAGCTGTTGAAGCCGTCACAACGCCAGAAGCTCCCACTCCTCCCGAGACTATCGATCCTACACCCATCAACGAAGCTCCCGCCGATAAGTCCGCAGATGTGACACAGTCTGCTGAACCATCTTCCGTTCTGCCCTCCGAATTCGACCTCGAAAGCATTGCCGACCTCGCCAACCCCAGCATTCTCACCATGCCCGAGAACATTGGCTTCCTGAAGGAGATTGGCCTCGATTACGGCTGGGGCCCTACATCCGTCATGCAATGGGTTCTGGAGCACGTCCATGTCTACACCGGTCTGGGATGGGGCGGCTCGATTGTCGCAACTGCCCTCTTATTACGTGTCATCATGATCTACCCTCAACTTCGCAGTGTCAAGTTCAGCGCTGCCACGGCCAAGATGAAGTCTGATCCTCGATCAGTGGAAAGCCTGGAgcttttgaagaagggctACCAGACAGGTGATCGGGAGATGATTCAAAAGGGACAGTTTATCGGCAATATGGTCCGAAAGGAATACGGcaccgagatcaagaacatgttCTGGGCATTTGTCCAGGTTCCCTTCAGTTTCGGTCTCTTCCGAGTCATCAACGGCATGATTCACATCCCAGTTCCCTCTATGGAGAACGCTGGCTGGGCCTGGTTCGCCGACCTTACGGCTGCCGATCCCTTTTACGCCCTTCCTATCGCTGGTACTGTTCTCCTGGTCGGCACTTTGAAG CTCAACTCCAAATACACGCCCCCTGAGCAAAAGGCCATGATGCAGAACATGGTCTACGTCATGAGTGCAGTTACTCTAGTTGCCACAAGCTTCCTCGGCGCTGGTGTCAACCTCATGATGGTTTCCACTGGAGCTGCCACCTTCGTCACAGCcgccattctcaacaacGAGTCCGTCCGTCGTGCTCTCGATCTTCCCATCCCTAAGATTGTGGAGCCCGTCTACAAGCCTCCCCGCGTCACTCAGGCCAAGGGTTTCGAAGGCATTCGTGAGCGTCTCACCGATAACCTTGACAACATGAAGAAGAGTGTCTCCGACTCAGTCGGCAACATGACGAATCAGTACAGCGGTACTGCTGAGGAGCGCGCTGAGAAGGCGAGAAAGGAGCAGATTCAGAAGCTCGAGAACATGAGACGAAAGTTGGAGcgtgatgagtttgagaagaagtacaAGCGATGA